From Candidatus Acidiferrales bacterium, one genomic window encodes:
- a CDS encoding LD-carboxypeptidase: protein MNVIKPPRLKKGDLISIISPASAPLESEKVHSGAKYFESLGYRVTISKNVFNVEGYLAGTDEERAEDINQAFSDRNVKAIICSRGGYGTPRILDRIDYGTIRKNPKILVGYSDITALQLAIFKKTGMITFSGPMMAVEFGVGFGKKVDSFTEERFFEMITSHKKTGVVKSHKDYRLSFHGKKKSHGRLLGGNLSLITSILGTEYVPDFFGGVLLLEEVSEEPYSIDRMLTQLRLAGILRGVSAFALGQFTNCAPEEPDKPHRTLEEIFRKDLLSDGRASVTNIPYGHLPMKLTLPIGTLVSIDPLKKKFAIDEPAVS from the coding sequence ATGAACGTAATCAAACCACCACGACTTAAGAAAGGTGATCTCATTTCGATAATCTCTCCTGCGAGTGCGCCTCTTGAATCGGAAAAGGTGCATAGTGGAGCGAAGTATTTTGAGTCATTGGGTTACAGGGTAACTATAAGCAAAAACGTCTTTAACGTAGAAGGCTACCTCGCGGGCACTGACGAAGAAAGAGCTGAAGACATAAACCAGGCATTTTCCGATAGAAACGTGAAGGCGATCATCTGCTCGCGCGGCGGCTATGGTACACCTCGCATACTCGACAGGATCGATTATGGAACGATACGGAAGAATCCCAAAATCCTTGTCGGATATTCTGATATCACAGCATTGCAGCTTGCCATCTTCAAGAAAACCGGCATGATAACATTCAGCGGTCCCATGATGGCAGTTGAATTTGGTGTGGGGTTCGGCAAAAAAGTCGACTCGTTTACGGAGGAGAGGTTCTTCGAAATGATTACGAGCCATAAAAAAACCGGCGTCGTAAAGAGCCACAAAGATTATCGGCTTTCATTTCATGGGAAAAAGAAATCCCATGGAAGGCTCTTGGGCGGGAATTTATCTCTGATCACATCGATCCTTGGTACCGAATATGTCCCGGACTTTTTCGGCGGCGTGCTTCTCCTTGAGGAGGTCTCGGAGGAGCCGTATTCGATCGATAGAATGTTAACCCAGCTTCGTCTTGCGGGGATCCTGCGAGGCGTCTCGGCTTTTGCGCTCGGCCAGTTTACCAATTGTGCTCCCGAGGAGCCTGACAAGCCTCATCGAACCCTGGAAGAAATATTCAGGAAAGATTTACTTTCCGATGGAAGAGCATCCGTGACGAACATCCCTTACGGCCACCTGCCTATGAAATTGACTCTGCCGATTGGGACGCTCGTTTCAATTGACCCCTTGAAAAAGAAGTTTGCAATTGACGAACCTGCCGTAAGCTGA